In Castanea sativa cultivar Marrone di Chiusa Pesio chromosome 6, ASM4071231v1, a single window of DNA contains:
- the LOC142641222 gene encoding putative F-box protein At4g22030 encodes MATLQAASFFCCCSSSSASFRKIKATLNAQKFLSSSNHDSLPRLLVDELNQSKRLQTFKPDLTQIEMKPKIETKAVKELYAIMEIVADRTEMHKNLGFQRDNWNRLLLTSVNGMTVTAATMAGLVAVSGVGVAAPVVLALKLSSSLLYMAVTGILLVMNKIQPSQLAEEQRNASRLFKQLHEDIKMTLALQNPTEDDVEDAMNKVLALDKAYPLPLLGTMLDKFPKKVEPAVWWPKHYLKTQQEKDNGKVNRNGWNEKLEEEMREVLGVMKRKDEAEYVRLSKVVLKVNKILAVCGPLFTGLAAVGSILQGLPFIGSWGAFLAVMFGALATVVNTVEHGGQVGMVFEMYRDSAGFFRLMEETIESNLKEEEADRRENGELLEVKVALQLGRSLSELRDLASTTSSLSSRISPDKDEFGSKLF; translated from the coding sequence ATGGCAACTCTTCAAgctgcttcttttttttgttgttgttcttcttcttcagcttCCTTCAGAAAAATCAAAGCCACCTTAAATGCCCAAAAATTCCTATCATCATCAAATCATGATTCTCTTCCAAGGCTCCTTGTTGATGAGTTGAATCAAAGTAAAAGGCTACAAACCTTTAAACCTGATTTAACCCAAATAGAAATGAAGCCTAAGATAGAAACAAAGGCAGTGAAAGAGTTATATGCAATCATGGAAATTGTAGCAGATAGAACAGAAATGCACAAGAATTTAGGGTTCCAGAGAGATAACTGGAACCGTCTTCTGCTAACTTCTGTGAATGGAATGACAGTCACGGCAGCAACCATGGCTGGACTTGTGGCTGTGAGTGGAGTTGGAGTTGCAGCACCAGTTGTTTTGGCTCTAAAGCTCTCTTCTAGTCTTCTCTATATGGCTGTCACTGGTATTTTACTAGTGATGAATAAGATTCAGCCTTCTCAGCTTGCAGAAGAACAAAGAAATGCTTCCAGACTATTTAAGCAACTTCATGAGGATATCAAAATGACTCTGGCTCTTCAAAATCCAACTGAAGATGATGTAGAAGATGCTATGAACAAAGTTTTGGCACTTGATAAGGCCTACCCACTTCCCTTACTTGGGACAATGCTTGATAAATTTCCAAAAAAGGTTGAGCCAGCTGTGTGGTGGCCAAAACATTATTTGAAGACTCAACAAGAAAAGGATAATGGGAAAGTAAACAGAAATGGGTGGAATGAGAAGCTTGAAGAGGAAATGAGAGAGGTTCTTGGGGTTATGAAGAGAAAAGATGAAGCAGAATATGTGAGGCTAAGCAAAGTAGTACTTAAAGTTAACAAAATTCTTGCAGTATGTGGTCCTTTGTTTACTGGTTTGGCTGCAGTTGGGTCAATATTACAGGGATTACCTTTCATTGGCTCATGGGGTGCATTTTTGGCAGTGATGTTTGGAGCTTTAGCCACTGTGGTTAACACTGTGGAGCACGGTGGGCAAGTTGGGATGGTGTTTGAGATGTATAGGGACTCAGCTGGGTTCTTTAGGCTTATGGAAGAGACTATAGAATCAAACCTAAAGGAAGAAGAGGCTGATAGGAGGGAAAATGGGGAGTTGTTAGAAGTGAAAGTGGCTCTTCAGCTTGGGAGAAGCTTGTCAGAGCTCAGGGACCTAGCCAGTACCACATCATCTTTGTCTTCAAGAATTAGTCCGGATAAAGATGAGTTTGGAAGCAAGCTCTTCTGA
- the LOC142639402 gene encoding uncharacterized protein LOC142639402 produces MNLKVQVIKEIFLELLQFLGVHNESINEVMQNTWKNCKLTHPDIQKDMVNAIAHETSKAIIEDLGNGFFSILVNKSRDISVKEQMALVLRYVNKQGIIIERFLGIVHVASTTALSLKCAIEGLLCEHNLSLSRLRRQGYDEASNMQDDINVTVVRGSCKRQDALRDAQFAKIKEDLENGVRRSGQGLN; encoded by the exons ATGAATCTCAAGGTTCAAGtgataaaggaaatttttcttgaGCTTTTACAATTTTTGGGGGTTCACAATGAATCTATCAATGAAGTGATGCAAAATACTTGGAAAAATTGCAAGCTTACCCATCCTGATATTCAAAAAGACATGGTGAATGCAATTGCACATGAAACATCCAAAGCCATCATCGAGGATCTTGGCAAtgggttcttttcaatattagttAATAAGTCACGTGATATCTCAGTGAAAGAACAAATGGCACTCGTTCTTCGTTATGTAAACAAACAAGGAATTATTATAGAGCGGTTCCTTGGTATTGTACATGTAGCAAGTACCACCGCTTTGTCACTCAAATGTGCTATTGAAGgtttactttgtgaacataatttgagtttatcgaGATTACGTAGGCAAGGTTATGACGAAGCTAGTAATATGCAAGATGATATCAATG taactgTTGTTAGAGGCTCTTGTAAGAGACAAGATGCTCTTCGAGATGctcaatttgccaaaattaaagaagatttagAGAATGGTGTACGAAGAAGTGGACAAGGTTTGAATTAA